A stretch of the Musa acuminata AAA Group cultivar baxijiao chromosome BXJ2-7, Cavendish_Baxijiao_AAA, whole genome shotgun sequence genome encodes the following:
- the LOC135617876 gene encoding TPR repeat-containing thioredoxin TTL1-like, with translation MSRAGETSRPDQKAGSGLAAPGQVEPVADRFQAALRMEENKPDFPDLGSPVSPLRPCPANSSSSSSSSGSASGKVVPLPHSPSGPAARRPAAPDPGRRSHYRELSGEISQHQSDSGPLIFSVGGGCGGSICTASSPNTNVLPTGNIYPSGKIGKTGMMPRTTPRSDVLGSGTGNYGHGSIMRGGMSGGGAARPSGGAGMGNSVDSTTRRATGRMDPQEVTRAGNEHYKRGQYGEALAFYDRAVAMCPENAPCRSNRAAALMGLGRLQEAVRECEEAVRLDPANGRAHHRLACLNLRLGLVEDARKHLLLTGQPPDPVELQKTQAVERHWVKCGDARKIGDWKSALREADAAIAAGADSSLPLIASRAEALLHLQHPDEADSVLSISSEFKDSLPFSSATKIFGMLSSSYFYIVRAQVDMAMGRFDNAVTAAEKARKVDARNVEVTMVMSNVRSVARARAQGNELFKLGNFAEACAAYGEGLRYNTSNSVLLCNRAACRSKLGQWQKSVDDCSEALRIRPNYTKALLRRADSYAKLECWAECVRDYEVLRKELPRDTEVAEALFHAQVALKTCRGEDVSNLKFGGEVEEVTGVEQFRAAISFPGASVVYFMVASNPQCTEITPSVDALCNRYPSANFLRVDINRSPDVAKAENVRIVPTFKIYKNGTRVKEMICPSQQVLEYSVRHYGL, from the exons ATGTCACGTGCCGGCGAGACGAGCCGACCGGACCAGAAGGCAGGCTCAGGCTTGGCTGCGCCCGGGCAGGTCGAGCCGGTCGCCGACCGGTTTCAAGCGGCCCTCCGCATGGAGGAGAACAAGCCCGACTTCCCTGACCTCGGATCCCCTGTTTCCCCCCTTCGCCCCTGCCCCGctaacagcagcagcagctccagCTCCTCCGGCTCCGCCTCCGGCAAGGTCGTCCCGCTGCCCCACTCCCCTTCCGGCCCCGCCGCCCGGAGGCCCGCTGCTCCCGACCCGGGGCGGCGGAGCCACTACAGGGAGCTCTCCGGCGAGATCAGTCAACACCAATCTGACTCCGGGCCACTAATCTTCTCCGTCGGAGGCGGATGCGGCGGTAGTATCTGCACCGCGAGCTCTCCCAACACCAATGTGCTACCTACCGGGAACATCTACCCCTCGGGAAAGATCGGAAAGACAGGGATGATGCCCAGGACGACTCCGAGGAGCGATGTGCTCGGGTCGGGCACCGGGAACTACGGCCATGGCAGTATAATGCGGGGTGGTATGAGCGGTGGCGGAGCGGCCAGACCCAGTGGTGGTGCCGGCATGGGGAATTCGGTGGATTCGACCACAAGGAGGGCGACCGGGAGAATGGATCCGCAGGAAGTGACGAGGGCAGGGAACGAGCACTACAAGAGGGGACAATACGGGGAGGCGCTGGCGTTCTACGATCGGGCGGTGGCCATGTGCCCGGAGAATGCTCCATGCCGGAGTAATCGTGCGGCGGCACTGATGGGGCTCGGCAGGTTGCAGGAGGCGGTGAGAGAGTGCGAGGAGGCCGTCCGGTTGGATCCCGCGAACGGGCGGGCGCACCATCGGCTGGCATGTCTAAATCTAAG GTTAGGGCTAGTTGAGGATGCGAGGAAGCATCTCCTTTTAACTGGGCAGCCGCCTGACCCTGTTGAGTTGCAGAAGACTCAAGCGGTGGAGAGACATTGGGTAAAATGCGGAGATGCCCGGAAGATAGGAGACTGGAAGAGTGCATTAAGAGAAGCTGATGCAGCAATTGCTGCAGGAGCAGACTCTTCTCTGCCG CTAATTGCATCGAGGGCGGAAGCTCTTCTGCACCTCCAACATCCTGATGAGGCTGATTCAGTTCTTTCAATATCATCTGAATTCAAGGACTCACTCCCTTTCTCCTCAGCTACCAAGATCTTTGGTATGCTTTCCTCTTCCTATTTCTACATTGTTAGAGCGCAAGTTGATATGGCAATGGGGAG GTTCGATAATGCAGTCACGGCAGCTGAAAAGGCCAGGAAGGTGGATGCTAGGAATGTAGAAGTGACAATGGTCATGAGCAATGTGAGGTCAGTGGCAAGGGCTCGAGCTCAAGGAAATGAGCTCTTTAAGTTGGGGAATTTCGCAGAGGCCTGTGCAGCTTATGGGGAAGGACTCAGGTACAATACATCAAATTCGGTCCTTCTATGCAACAGAGCAGCTTGCCGTTCTAAGCTCGGGCAGTGGCAGAAATCTGTTGATGACTGCAGTGAAGCTCTTAGAATCCGACCCAATTACACAAAGGCTCTTCTCAGACGAGCTGATTCCTATGCCAAG CTTGAGTGCTGGGCTGAATGTGTCCGAGATTATGAAGTCCTGAGGAAGGAGCTTCCGCGGGACACTGAGGTGGCCGAAGCCTTATTCCATGCTCAGGTTGCATTGAAAACATGTCGTGGTGAAGATGTCTCCAATCTGAAGTTTGGTGGAGAGGTTGAGGAGGTCACTGGTGTAGAACAATTCCGAGCAGCAATATCTTTTCCCG GAGCTTCTGTTGTCTACTTCATGGTTGCTTCGAACCCACAATGCACTGAGATAACCCCATCTGTTGATGCACTCTGTAATCGGTACCCATCTGCAAATTTTCTCAGG GTGGATATCAACCGGAGCCCTGATGTTGCAAAGGCAGAGAATGTGAGGATAGTCCCGACATTTAAGATCTACAAGAACGGGACAAGAGTGAAGGAGATGATCTGTCCGAGCCAGCAGGTGTTAGAGTACTCGGTGAGGCACTACGGTCTTTAA
- the LOC135616251 gene encoding uncharacterized protein LOC135616251 — protein sequence MLDSVPSFNDDNEKKKSKFVPLRVAARIFDFLASSPCSSLTTKKSPAAPAPTVLSPVMAESAGMPAAAAEDGMVEVAAMQKAVKQLHFGEREEIKVAAVAEIKKLAAGDPGRKRLLAALGVIPPLVSMLVELQDDQHRQLVVETLIVLAHGSFKNKALIVEAGLLVKLQQLTNTEDLPRNQRLAPLLLSLSFLAKTQSPINPIRMLPFLIEISTATETTDETKLTCLATLYNLSTKLDNVRAIVSSGAVHILLKLIQNRKASEGALATLGNLMLSEAGKRVIEEDSMVPEALMESMAWEDEPKCQELAAYLLMVLAHRSRTQRQKMTELGIVPLVLEVALLGSPIAQKRALKILQWFKDEGRARTGGHSGPQADQISLPSSSAGKQHNRECRRAVKKMVKQSLDRNMQVITRRAHASEDFSCFKSLAGSSSSKSLPY from the exons ATGTTGGATTCTGTTCCTTCCTTCAACGACGAcaacgagaagaagaagagcaagttTGTGCCGCTTCGTGTCGCGGCTCGCATCTTTGACTTCCTTGCCTCCTCCCCCTGCTCCTCTTTAACAACCAAGAAGTCCCCTGCTGCTCCTGCTCCTACGGTTCTGAGTCCGGTGATGGCGGAGAGCGCAGGTATGCCGGCAGCAGCGGCTGAGGATGGGATGGTGGAGGTGGCGGCGATGCAAAAGGCAGTGAAGCAGCTGCACTTTGGTGAGCGCGAGGAGATCAAGGTGGCAGCGGTTGCTGAGATCAAGAAGTTGGCGGCCGGCGATCCCGGTAGGAAGCGGTTGCTGGCCGCGCTCGGTGTCATCCCGCCTCTGGTGTCCATGCTCGTGGAGTTGCAGGACGACCAACACCGGCAGCTTGTCGTTGAAACGCTCATCGTGCTAGCCCACGGCTCTTTCAA GAACAAGGCACTCATTGTGGAGGCAGGTCTCCTCGTCAAACTGCAGCAGCTCACGAACACCGAGGACCTCCCAAGGAACCAGCGTTTGGCTCCCCTCCTCCTATCCCTCTCCTTCCTGGCAAAAACCCAGTCCCCAATTAACCCCATCCGCATGCTACCTTTCCTGATCGAAATCTCCACCGCCACCGAAACAACCGACGAGACGAAGTTGACATGCTTAGCTACCTTGTACAACCTATCCACAAAGCTCGACAACGTTAGAGCCATCGTTTCCAGCGGCGCGGTGCATATTCTCCTAAAGTTGATCCAGAACAGGAAGGCCTCAGAGGGAGCTCTGGCAACTCTGGGCAACTTGATGCTGAGTGAAGCAGGAAAGAGAGTCATAGAGGAGGACTCGATGGTCCCGGAAGCGCTGATGGAGAGCATGGCGTGGGAGGATGAGCCCAAATGTCAAGAGCTCGCCGCCTACCTACTGATGGTTCTTGCTCACCGGAGCAGGACCCAGAGGCAGAAGATGACAGAGCTGGGGATAGTGCCATTAGTCCTTGAAGTGGCATTGTTAGGGAGTCCCATTGCGCAGAAGAGGGCACTGAAGATACTGCAGTGGTTCAAAGATGAGGGGCGTGCAAGGACCGGAGGGCATTCTGGGCCTCAAGCAGACCAGATTTCGCTTCCGAGCAGCTCAGCTGGTAAGCAGCATAACCGGGAGTGCAGAAGGGCTGTGAAGAAGATGGTAAAGCAGAGCCTCGATAGGAACATGCAAGTCATTACAAGGAGAGCTCATGCTTCAGAGGATTTTTCTTGCTTCAAGAGCTTGGCTGGCTCTTCCAGCTCCAAGAGCTTGCCTTATTGA
- the LOC135617875 gene encoding ketol-acid reductoisomerase, chloroplastic-like, translating to MSAAAFTPSAASVPLSKSLKPAAPKTLGFGSSLSAFKCLRRLLPRLDMDAAAGSGTALAARMVSSVPSIGRSAPSLDFETSVFKKEKVTLAGHDEYIVRGGRDLFPLLPDAFKGIKQIGVIGWGSQGPAQAQNLRDSLAATKSDIVVKIGLRKGSSSFDEARAAGFTEENGTLGDIWETISGSDLLLLLISDAAQADNYEKVLSHMKPNSILGLSHGFLLGHLQSVGLDFPKDISVIAVCPKGMGPSVRRLYVQGKEINGAGINSSFAVHQDVDGRATDVALGWSVALGSPFTFATTLEQEYKSDIFGERGILLGAVHGIVEALFRRYTENGMSEELAYKNTVECITGIISKTISTKGMLAVYNALSEEGKKEFNAAYSASYYPCMDILYECYEDVACGSEIRSVVLAGRRFYEKDGLPAFPMGKIDQTRMWKVGEQVRAVRPEGDLGPLHPFTAGVYVALMMAQIEVLRKKGHSYSEIINESVIESVDSLNPFMHARGVSFMVDNCSTTARLGSRKWAPRFDYILTQQAFVTVDKESPLNQDLISNFLSDPVHGAIEVCAQLRPTVDISVPPDADFVRPELRQTSN from the exons ATGTCGGCGGCTGCCTTCACCCCTTCTGCAGCTTCCGTCCCCCTCTCCAAGTCGCTGAAACCGGCGGCGCCCAAAACCCTAGGTTTTGGATCTTCCTTATCGGCCTTCAAGTGCCTGAGGCGTCTCCTCCCTCGGCTCGACATGGACGCCGCGGCCGGAAGCGGCACTGCCCTCGCGGCCCGGATGGTATCTTCCGTGCCTTCCATCGGCAGGTCAGCCCCCTCCCTCGACTTTGAGACCTCGGTGTTCAAGAAGGAGAAGGTCACCCTTGCCGGCCACGATGAG TATATTGTTAGAGGTGGAAGAGATCTGTTCCCCTTGTTGCCGGATGCGTTCAAGGGGATCAAGCAAATTGGTGTGATCGGCTGGGGGTCTCAG GGTCCAGCCCAAGCACAGAATTTGAGGGATTCACTTGCTGCCACAAAGTCAGACATTGTAGTAAAG ATCGGTTTGAGAAAAGGTTCTAGTTCTTTTGATGAAGCACGTGCTGCTGGATTCACTGAAGAAAATGGGACTTTGGGTGATATCTGGGAGACAATTTCAGGCAGTGATCTTCTGCTGTTGTTGATTTCTGATGCCGCACAG GCTGACAACTATGAGAAAGTACTCTCTCACATGAAGCCAAACAGCATCCTGGGCCTCTCCCATGGCTTTCTTCTTGGACACTTGCAGTCCGTTGGTCTTGATTTTCCAAAAGACATCAGTGTAATTGCTGTATGCCCCAAGGGAATGGGCCCATCTGTTAGAAGGTTGTATGTCCAGGGGAAAGAGATCAACGGTGCAGGGATCAATTCTAGTTTTGCTGTACACCAG GATGTTGATGGCAGAGCTACAGATGTTGCTCTGGGGTGGTCAGTCGCTTTAGGCTCCCCTTTCACCTTTGCTACTACATTGGAGCAGGAATACAAGAGTGACATTTTTGGGGAGCGCG GTATTTTACTTGGTGCTGTGCATGGAATTGTGGAGGCATTATTTAGAAGATACACCGAGAATGGAATGAGCGAAGAACTGGCTTACAAAAACACTGTAGAATGTATCACAGGAATAATATCAAAAACCATTTCGACAAAG GGTATGCTTGCTGTGTACAATGCTCTGTCAGAagaggggaagaaagaatttAATGCTGCATACAGTGCATCCTACTATCCTTGCATGGACATATTGTATGAGTGCTATGAGGATGTTGCCTGTGGCAGTGAAATTCGCAGCGTCGTACTAGCTGGACGGCGCTTTTAT GAAAAGGATGGTCTCCCCGCTTTCCCCATGGGTAAAATCGATCAAACACGTATGTGGAAGGTTGGTGAGCAAGTTCGTGCTGTTCGGCCTGAAGGCGACTTGGGTCCTTTGCATCCGTTTACTGCAGGAGTTTATGTGGCTCTGATGATGGCACAG ATTGAGGTCCTAAGGAAGAAGGGACACTCTTATTCCGAGATCATCAATGAGAGTGTCATAGAGTCTGTTGATTCACTGAACCCTTTTATGCATGCTCGCGGGGTATCATTTATGGTGGATAACTGTTCCACGACTGCACGTCTCGGATCCAGAAAATGGGCTCCACGGTTTGATTACATCCTCACGCAGCAGGCTTTTGTTACTGTCGACAAAGAGAGCCCCCTTAATCAGGACCTCATCAGCAACTTCTTATCCGATCCGGTCCATGGTGCAATCGAGGTTTGTGCACAACTGAGGCCAACTGTTGACATCTCAGTTCCACCTGATGCTGATTTTGTCCGCCCGGAATTGCGACAAACAAGCAATTGA
- the LOC135616302 gene encoding protein trichome birefringence-like 37, protein MISRAQWSFVLLCALLSALIASLNGTATESFRYTYHLGNGTSPGSREGASGISCNMFRGGWVYDQSYPLYDSTTCPFLDPEFDCQRYGRPDKSYLKYRWKPDACELPRFNGLDLLRRWKGKKIMFVGDSISVNQWQSLVCMLHAAVPDAKTTYEKNDTLSTITFTDYGVSVIRYQSTYLVDIVEEPIGRVLRLDSIQSGAAWLGIDMLFFNTWHWWSHNGRKQPWDYVRDGDQVLKDMDRLVAFNKGLTTWAKWVDANINPAATKVFFQGISPTHYKGPEWGDKNAKNCYRQTQPVNGSTYPGGPVPAQGVVTSVLGAMSKPVYLLDITLLSQLRRDAHPSAYSGDHPGMDCSHWCLAGLPDTWNQILYAALL, encoded by the exons ATGATATCGAGAGCTCAATGGAGTTTCGTGCTTCTCTGCGCGCTGCTGTCGGCGCTGATCGCCTCCTTGAATGGCACGGCGACCGAGAGCTTCCGTTACACGTATCATCTTGGCAATGGCACGTCGCCGGGGAGCAGGGAGGGAGCGAGCGGCATCAGCTGTAACATGTTCCGAGGCGGCTGGGTCTACGACCAGTCCTACCCGCTCTACGACTCCACCACCTGCCCCTTCCTCGATCCGGAGTTCGACTGCCAGCGCTACGGCCGGCCCGACAAGTCGTACCTCAAGTACCGGTGGAAGCCTGATGCTTGTGAGCTCCCAAG GTTCAACGGTTTGGATCTCCTGAGGAGGTGGAAAGGCAAGAAGATTATGTTCGTGGGCGATTCCATCAGCGTCAACCAGTGGCAGTCACTCGTCTGCATGCTTCACGCCGCCGTCCCCGACGCCAAGACGACCTACGAGAAGAACGACACGCTCTCCACTATAACATTCACG GACTATGGCGTGTCGGTGATACGGTACCAGAGCACCTACCTGGTGGACATCGTGGAGGAACCCATCGGCCGCGTGCTGAGGCTCGACTCCATCCAGTCCGGTGCGGCCTGGCTGGGCATCGACATGCTGTTCTTCAACACATGGCACTGGTGGTCACACAACGGGAGAAAGCAACC ATGGGACTATGTGCGAGACGGAGACCAAGTTCTGAAGGACATGGATCGGTTGGTGGCCTTCAACAAGGGGCTGACTACGTGGGCCAAATGGGTGGATGCCAACATCAATCCTGCCGCAACCAAAGTCTTCTTCCAAGGGATCTCCCCCACCCATTACAA GGGACCAGAATGGGGGGATAAGAACGCAAAGAACTGTTACAGACAAACGCAACCAGTAAACGGATCGACTTACCCAGGTGGTCCGGTTCCAGCTCAAGGAGTAGTGACGAGCGTCCTCGGCGCCATGTCCAAACCAGTCTACCTGCTCGATATAACCTTGCTTTCTCAGCTCAGAAGAGATGCACATCCGTCTGCTTACAGTGGAGATCATCCTGGTATGGACTGCAGCCACTGGTGTCTCGCTGGCCTTCCCGATACTTGGAATCAGATCCTCTATGCAGCACTTCTTTGA